In Longimicrobiales bacterium, the sequence CTTCCAGCTCCAGGCTGAAGCTCAGGAACGTGCGGATCAGCACGATGGCGCCCAGCACGGCAACGGAAGCGATGGTCGGGCGGACGGTCACCGTCGCAATGATGTCGGCCGCAATCAGCAATTCGAGCCCGAGCAGAATCGCGTTGGCGATACGACGTCGCAGCTCGTGGTAGCTGCGGTCTGACACGTATCGGAACATCGCGACTGCGGCGCCGACGAGCATGACGACTATGCCCGCAGTCTCGAACGCACGGGCCGCGTACAGGACCAGCGTCTCATACGTCATGCGCGCCGGTCCCGCAGGAACCCTGCCGATGGAGCTGCCAGGGCCGGAGCATGGAACAGCGCTGCGGGATCACGTCCGGCGCTGCGACTCGATGTGCCGCGTTACTGCACGGCTTCCCTGATCTTTCGTGCCATGTCCGGCGTCACCTCCGTCGATCGGGGCGGGATGTCGTTTTCGCCTCGCTCGCCATTTTGTTCGATGTCGTCGATCAGCAGTTTCATCTGCTCGATCTCGAGGACCTGGGACTCGATGATCCCGTCTGCGAGCTCGCGGACGCGCGGGTCGTTGATGCTCGCCTTGCGCGCGTTGTTGATGGCGATCGAATGGTGTGGAATCATCGACTGCATGAATGACACATCACCGATCACCGCCTGACTGCGGTTCGTGAACAGGAGGGTGATGCCGAGCACGGCCGCCATGACCAGGACACCGATCTTCGTCGCCTTGCCCTGATACATCGACCACATGAACGCGAGCATCACGAATGTCATCACGCACGCCATCACCAGGGACGCGATCATCCGGTTCAGGCTGAACATCGCGTGATCCAGTGAGTAGATGAGCTGGTACATCAGGAAGAACATGATGACTGTGGAGGTCGCGATCATCGCGGCGAACCGTCCCCAGCCCATTCCCATTTTGTCGTTGTGCTGTTCCATGATGGCTCCTCTGCCGTACACGTTATGCGGGGCAGGCCATGCCAGAAGTGTTCCGATGAGAACTGCACTTGCCATCCCTGCACCGGGCCGGAGGAGAGTTCCATGGGCCGGCGACAATTGACGTTGAGGCAGTGGGCCTGTGGGAAGCCGCCCGGTCCTGCCAGGCCCCTCGACCAGGCCGGATTTCAACGTTGCATGGCCAATTTGCCGCTCATATCTTTCGCCTGACGCAGATTTGCGATCTGCAATGTTCCTCCAGAATCATTGGCCCCGAGACGAACGTGTACCGATTCACCGCGTTGATATTCGCGCTCGTTCTGTTGCCACGCGCCGCGGCT encodes:
- a CDS encoding DUF1622 domain-containing protein, with translation MTYETLVLYAARAFETAGIVVMLVGAAVAMFRYVSDRSYHELRRRIANAILLGLELLIAADIIATVTVRPTIASVAVLGAIVLIRTFLSFSLELEATGRWPWQRADSARREPTH
- a CDS encoding DUF305 domain-containing protein, translating into MEQHNDKMGMGWGRFAAMIATSTVIMFFLMYQLIYSLDHAMFSLNRMIASLVMACVMTFVMLAFMWSMYQGKATKIGVLVMAAVLGITLLFTNRSQAVIGDVSFMQSMIPHHSIAINNARKASINDPRVRELADGIIESQVLEIEQMKLLIDDIEQNGERGENDIPPRSTEVTPDMARKIREAVQ